The Halobacterium litoreum genome includes a region encoding these proteins:
- a CDS encoding sulfurtransferase TusA family protein, whose amino-acid sequence MPDIEPKTTVDARGAACPGPLMDLVSAIRGADSGDVVRLLSDNEQSRTDVPEWAEEAGNDVLAVEERDDHTAFYVEKA is encoded by the coding sequence CGGTCGACGCGCGCGGCGCAGCGTGCCCGGGTCCACTGATGGACCTCGTGAGCGCCATCCGGGGTGCCGACTCCGGGGACGTCGTCCGCCTCCTGAGTGACAACGAGCAGTCCCGAACCGACGTGCCCGAGTGGGCCGAGGAAGCCGGGAACGACGTCCTCGCCGTCGAAGAGCGAGACGACCACACGGCGTTCTACGTGGAGAAAGCATGA